The Amycolatopsis umgeniensis DNA segment CTCGCCGAGTCTCAACCTTTTCGTAACCCTCCTTCGGGCGAATGTCCGATCGAATTTTTCAGGGGCGAAAAGTGACCGGTGGGTATGCGCGTCGTGAGATCAACGATCTACCCTGCGTGGATGGCGGTGGAGCAGAAGGAAGTGCGCTGGCTGTCCGAGCCCGAGATGGTCGCGTGGCGCTCGTACATCGTCGCCACCATGCGCCTGCGACAACGGCTGCATCGTGAACTCTCCGAGCGTCACGACGTCACCCTCGCCGACTACGAGGTCCTGGTCTGTCTTTCGCTGCAGCCCGACAACCGGATGCGGATGACGGAGCTGGCGAGCATGCTCGGCTCGACCAAGAGCAGGCTTTCGCACCAGATGGTCCGGCTCGAGGCGGAGGGCATCATCCGCCGCACCCGTGACCCGGCGGACAAACGCGGCGTCGTCGCGGAGCTGACCGGGCGTGGCTCGGAACTGTTGGAGGGCGCGGCGCCGACGCATGTCGAAGGCGTCCGGGAGCACCTGATCGACCTCCTGAGCCCGGAAGAGCAGCGGGTGCTGGGGCAGGCCTTCGGGCGGGTGCTGGAGCACCTGTCGGAGATCGACGGCCTCCCGCGGCTGCCGCCGATCACTTCGTGAGCGCGTTGATCCGGGCGGCCTGACGCGTCAGGTGAGCGCGTTCGGCCAGGTTCGCCGCCTTCTCGGCGGCTTCGACGTACAGCCGCGCCGCCGTCGCGAGATCGCCGTCGCGCTCGTGGAGGTACGCCGCCACCGCCGCGTGCCGGGGCAGGGTGTCGTCCAGTTCCGCGAGCGCCGCCAAACCCGCGCGCGGCCCGTCCGCCTCGCCGACGGCCACCGCGCGGTTGAGCCGGACGACGGGGCTGCCGGTCAGGCGCGTGAGTTCGTCGTACCACTCGACGATCTGCACCCAGTCGGTCTCCTCGGCGGCGGGCGCGTCGGCGTGGAGCGCCGCGATGGCGGCCTGTGCCTGGAATTCGCCCAGTTTGTCGCGGGCCAGCGCCGCTTGCAGGATCTCGACGCCCTCGGCGATCAGGCGCGTGTCCCAGCGGCCGCGGTCCTGTTCGGCGAGCGGCACCAGGGCGCCGTCGGACGCCGTCCGGGCGGCGCGCCGGGCGTGGTGCAGCAGCATGAGCGCGAGGAGCCCGGCGACCTCGGGGTGGTCGATCGACGCCGCGAGCCGCCGGGTGAGCCGGATGGCTTCGGCGGCTAGGTCGACGTCGCCGGAGTAGCCCTCGTTGAAGACCAGGTAGAGCACGCGGAGCACGGTGGCGACGTCGCCCGCCTGGTCGAACCGCACCCCGGAGACGGTGCGCTTGGCCCGGCTGATGCGCTGCGCCATGGTCGCTTCGGGCACCAGATACGCCTGGGCGATCTGGCGGGTGGTCAGCCCGCCGACGGCGCGCAGGGTGAGCGCCACCGCGGACGACGGTGTCAGCGACGGGTGGGCGCACAGGAAGTAGAGCTGCAACGTGTCGTCCGAATCGGGAGCGGGCCCGGGTTCCGGCTCGTCGTCGACGAGGTCCTCGCGACGGCGACGGGCGGCGTCCGACCTGGCCGCGTCGAGGAATTTGCGCCAGGCGACGGTGACGAGCCAGCCCTTCGGATCCTTCGGCCGGTCTCCCGGCCAGACGCGGATGGCCTCGATCAACGCTTCCTGCACAGCATCCTCGGCCGCCGCGAAATCGGCTCCGCGCCGGACGAGGATCCCGAGGACGTTCGGCGTGAGGCTCCGGAGCAGCGCCTCGTCCATCCCGGTGTTCACTCCGTGATGACGAGCGGCTCGCCCCACAACGGACGCAGTTCGAGCCACTCGTGGATCGGCTTCCCGCCCGCCCCCGGAGCGGCCGAAAGTTCGCCCGCGAGTTCGAGCGCGCGCTCGTAGTTGTCGACATCGATCAGCATGAAGCCGGCGATGAGGTCTTTGGTCTCGGCGAAGGGGCCGTCGGTGACCGGCGGTTTGCCCTCGCCGTCGTACCGGACGAACGTCCCCTCGGGCGCGAGCGCCCGCTCCTCGACGAACTCGCCGGTCTCCACGAGCCGGTCCGCGAAGTCCCTCATGTACTGGATGTGCGCCGTGATCTCCTCCGGCGCCCACTGGTCCATCGGCACGTCGTTGACCGCCGCCGGAGCGCCGCGGTAGTGCTTGAGCAGCAGGTACTTGGCCATGCCGGGAAGGGTAATGGCAGTCTGCCGGTCCTTCTGCCTGGTGGTCTATACATCCGATCTCTAGCCTTCTTAACGCGTTCCTCCATCGCGAAAGGAAGAGCACTTGTCCAAAGCGAAAAGACGCTACTCCGGCGTGCTGGTGACCGTCGGCCTCATCTGCGGCTTGCTCGCCGGTGAGACCGCGGGAGCCACGGCCTCCGATGACATCGCCGCTTTCACCGCCAGGCCACTGCCACCCGGCGCGACCCCGGTGGCCCCGCTCGCCGCCTCCGTCGCCGAGGCGCAGATCGCCGCCAACCCGGTGGTCTGCGAGGGCGACGGGGTTTCCGGCAAACGCATCGAGCTGGTCTACGTCCGTGAGGCCGGTCAGCCCGATCGGTACTCGACCGTCGTGCCGTCCCTGCGCGCCTACGCGTCAGGAATCGACGACGGGATCAACGACAGCGCCGCGGTGACGGGCGGCAGCAGGCACGTCCGGTACGTGACGACGGCGGGCGCGGGTTGCCAGGTCGCCGTCGCCAACCTGGTGGTGCCCGACGGCACGTACCTGTCCGGCGCGATCCGCGACCGCGCCATCCAGGCGGGTTTCTACAACGCCGACCGTGACTACGTCCTGTTCTCCGACAACCCCCACACCTGCGCGGGCACGTGGGGCGACAGCGACGACCAGCCCGGTCCCGCCAACGCCTTCAACAACGGCAGGCACTACACGGAGATCGCCGTGCCCTGCTGGGGGGTCAACGCCACCGCCCACGAACTGGGCCACGTGCTCGGCGCGGTCCTGCCGGGCGCTCCGCACTACCAGGGCGGCGGGCACTGCTCCCAGGAATGGGACCTGATGTGTTACGGCGACACCCAGTCCTTCGACTGCCCGCAGCGTGATTCCGACCGGCTGTTCGACTGCGGCAACGACGACTACTTCAGCACGAATCCCGTCCCCGGGAGCTGGCTCGCCACGCACTGGAACGTCGCCAACAGCGCCTTCCTGATCAAAAAGGACACTCCGGACAACGACGACGGCCACGCCCGAGGCGGGAAGACCTACGTCATCACCGGTGCGAGCGGCAACGCCATCGACGTCGTGGGTTCCTCGACCGGCGGACTCGCCAACCTCAGCCACCGGCCCCAAAACGGCTCCACGAGCCAGAAGTGGATCCTCGGGTACAACACCGGCCTGCAGCTCGTCAACGCCAACAGCCAGTTGTGCGCGGACAGTGCCCAGAGCGGGACGGCGCCCGGCACCCAGATCCTCCAGTACAACTGCAACGGCCAGAACGGCATGCGGTGGGCGTTCCAGCCGCTCGGCAACGGCAAGGTGGCGATCTTCAACTACCTCACGGGCTACGCGATCACCGACGGCGGCGCGTATCCGGCGCCGCTGGTCCAGCAGCCCTACACCGGGGCGGCCAACCAGCAGTGGACCCTGAACGCCGTCGCCGATCCCGGTCCGCAGGCGAACAAGAAGTACTACCTTTCCGTCGCCACCAACGGCAACAGCGCGGCCGTCGTCGACGGCTCGACGTCCGCCGGAGCGAAGATCACCAACGTGGCCAGGCAGGACGACAACGGCCAGAAGTGGAAGCTCACCGACGCGGGCGGCGGGTACTGGAAGATCGTCAACGAGAGGAGCGGCCAGTGCGTGCGGCCGGTCTCCGGCAGCACCGCGGACGGTGCGCTCCTCGAACAGACGCACTGTGGTTCGTCCACGAATCAGCAGTGGAAGCTGCTCCGGAGCGCCGACATGCGCTACGGGCTGGTGAACCGGGCGAGCAACCTCGCGGTGCGACAGGTCAACAACGGCACGGCTTCGATCCTGGAGCAACGCCCCTTCGTGGGCGGCCGTAGCGACGAGACCGTCTGGGCCCTCGTGCCCGCGTGACGCGAAGCTCCCCAGGTCTACCGGCCTGGGGAGCTTTCGTTTCTCAAGACTGGCGGTAGCGGTGGGATTCGAACCCACGGAGGACAGAGCCCTCGCATGTTTTCAAGACATGTTCCTTCGGCCGCTCGGACACGCTACCGCCACCGAGGATATCCGACGGTCTTTGTCTGGAACGCTTCGGATCTAGTCGAAGCGAAGCTTTCCGTTGAGGGTGGTGGCGGGGGCATGGATGGACTAGTCGAAGTCCCAGTCGGTCGCGATGCCGACGATGACGAACACCAGCACGAGACCGACGATGATCGCGACACCGATGTAGCCGATGATGATCGCCGCGAGCGCCATCCCCTGGCCGCCGGCTTCGCCGCGTTTGGCCTTCGAGTGCGCGATATGCCCCATGATCACGCCGATGACCGACAGCAGGCCGGTGCAGACGACCAGGCTGGCTATCGACACGACCAGTGCCGCGATCGCCAGGCCCTGATCCTGCGGCGGCATGGCGGGGCCGTAGCCGTAGCCCGGCTGGCCATAGCCGGGCTGCTGGTACGGCTGCCCATACGGAGGTTGCTGACCGTAGGGCTGCTGTTGACCGTAGGGGTCCTGCGGATATGTCACCGGCTCACCGTAACCGCCGGGGCTTGGTTCAGGACGCCTGAGTCTTCGCGGCCTTCGCGGCGATGCGCGCTTGGACCTCGGGACGGCGCAACGGCGGCACCGTCGTCGGCGGCTGACGGCGCGCGGGCAGCTCGGTGAGCAACCGCCTGGTGATCGCCGTGATTTCGGCGACGGCGGCCTCGAACGGCTCGCGCGTGGCGTCGGAGAGGCTCTGCACCCCGGACACCTTGCGGACGTACTGGCGGGCGGCGGCCTCGATCTCGTCCGGCGTCGCCGCCGGCTCCAGGCCTCGAAGCGTGGTGATGTTCCGGCACATGCCCCGATCGTACGTCCGCCCACCGACGCTTCCGGGCGCTTCGATCACACAGTCGGTTAGAAGGTGCTCAGGTTCGTTGACGCCGAAAAACGCGTTTAGGCACTCTCGGCGGAGTGCCCCTCAGACCTCGCTCTCTTCGCCGTGCGCCCGTCGAGCCGATCCCCGAACCGGCCGAGCCCTCCCCGATCCCGGAACAGGTCTGGCAGCGTGTCCCGATCGACGCCCTGATCGACCTCGTCACCGAGGTCTTCACCTCGCACGATCTGCCGTGGTCGCGTGCCCGTATGGCCGCCGAAGCGGTGTGCCACGGCGATCTCACCGGAACCCCCGACGCCGGTGTCGCCGAACTGACGCGGCTGCATCTGCCGATGCTGGTCAACGGCATGGTGCGGCCAAGGGCCGAACCGCTGATGATCGCCGACCGCGGCGCCGCCGCCCTGATCGACTACCGCCGCGCGCCGGGGCTGTGGGCCGTCGGTGACGCGATGGACAGGGCGGTCTCCCGCGCGGGCCGGTACGGCGTCGGGCTCATGTCGGTCCGCGGCGTCGGGCCGTTCGGCCGCGCCGGGCACCACGCCGCGAGGGCGTTGCCGCACAGCATGATCGGGCTCGTCATGGCGGCGGGCGGGGAGCGCGGGACGGCCGCGAACCCGCTCGGCATGGCCGCGCCCGCGGGCGCGTATCCCGAATTCGTCCTCGACCTGGACACCCTCGCGGACGTCGACAGCGCCGCCGTCGCCGGATTCGCCCTGCTGGTCGAGATCTTCGCCGGGGTCCTTTCGGGCGTCGGCGACCACGACCACGACACCGGTCTCATGGTGATGGCCATCGCGCCGACGACGCTGCGCAGCGCCGACGGTTTCTACAAGGCCGCGAGCGCGTTGTTCGGCAGCCTGCTCGGCTGGGAGGGCGGGACCCCGGTCCGCTACCCCGGCTGGCGCGAGGCGCAGTACCTCGAACAGTGCCAAGCGCTGGGTGTCCCGCTGAACGAGCCGGTGCACCGCGAACTCGAGGACCTCGCCAAGGCCCTGCGCCTGGCACCGTTGCAGGGCCGCTAGGCCAGGACGAGCTGAAGGGGACCTTCCCCGCGTGAGACGCGGTGAAGGGAGCTTTCGCCGCATGTGATGCGGGGAAAGCTCCCTTCAGCCGCTACGCCGGAACGTCGTGAGTGGCGCGCTCGCGCCGTCCTTCGGCGTCGGACGCAGGGAGGGTGTTGCGAAAGCCACGTTCGCAACGTTGAAGGTTGCGAACGTGGCTTTCGCAACACGGTCAGGGCACCCTCTCGTTCACGGCCCACCCGGCCGACCCGTGACCCACACGTCGAGCATGTCGCGAAAGCCACTTTCGCGACACCAGACGTCCCGAAAGTGGCTT contains these protein-coding regions:
- a CDS encoding MarR family winged helix-turn-helix transcriptional regulator, whose product is MAVEQKEVRWLSEPEMVAWRSYIVATMRLRQRLHRELSERHDVTLADYEVLVCLSLQPDNRMRMTELASMLGSTKSRLSHQMVRLEAEGIIRRTRDPADKRGVVAELTGRGSELLEGAAPTHVEGVREHLIDLLSPEEQRVLGQAFGRVLEHLSEIDGLPRLPPITS
- a CDS encoding RNA polymerase sigma factor; the protein is MDEALLRSLTPNVLGILVRRGADFAAAEDAVQEALIEAIRVWPGDRPKDPKGWLVTVAWRKFLDAARSDAARRRREDLVDDEPEPGPAPDSDDTLQLYFLCAHPSLTPSSAVALTLRAVGGLTTRQIAQAYLVPEATMAQRISRAKRTVSGVRFDQAGDVATVLRVLYLVFNEGYSGDVDLAAEAIRLTRRLAASIDHPEVAGLLALMLLHHARRAARTASDGALVPLAEQDRGRWDTRLIAEGVEILQAALARDKLGEFQAQAAIAALHADAPAAEETDWVQIVEWYDELTRLTGSPVVRLNRAVAVGEADGPRAGLAALAELDDTLPRHAAVAAYLHERDGDLATAARLYVEAAEKAANLAERAHLTRQAARINALTK
- a CDS encoding YciI family protein, which codes for MAKYLLLKHYRGAPAAVNDVPMDQWAPEEITAHIQYMRDFADRLVETGEFVEERALAPEGTFVRYDGEGKPPVTDGPFAETKDLIAGFMLIDVDNYERALELAGELSAAPGAGGKPIHEWLELRPLWGEPLVITE
- a CDS encoding RICIN domain-containing protein; translation: MSKAKRRYSGVLVTVGLICGLLAGETAGATASDDIAAFTARPLPPGATPVAPLAASVAEAQIAANPVVCEGDGVSGKRIELVYVREAGQPDRYSTVVPSLRAYASGIDDGINDSAAVTGGSRHVRYVTTAGAGCQVAVANLVVPDGTYLSGAIRDRAIQAGFYNADRDYVLFSDNPHTCAGTWGDSDDQPGPANAFNNGRHYTEIAVPCWGVNATAHELGHVLGAVLPGAPHYQGGGHCSQEWDLMCYGDTQSFDCPQRDSDRLFDCGNDDYFSTNPVPGSWLATHWNVANSAFLIKKDTPDNDDGHARGGKTYVITGASGNAIDVVGSSTGGLANLSHRPQNGSTSQKWILGYNTGLQLVNANSQLCADSAQSGTAPGTQILQYNCNGQNGMRWAFQPLGNGKVAIFNYLTGYAITDGGAYPAPLVQQPYTGAANQQWTLNAVADPGPQANKKYYLSVATNGNSAAVVDGSTSAGAKITNVARQDDNGQKWKLTDAGGGYWKIVNERSGQCVRPVSGSTADGALLEQTHCGSSTNQQWKLLRSADMRYGLVNRASNLAVRQVNNGTASILEQRPFVGGRSDETVWALVPA
- a CDS encoding DUF4190 domain-containing protein, which translates into the protein MTYPQDPYGQQQPYGQQPPYGQPYQQPGYGQPGYGYGPAMPPQDQGLAIAALVVSIASLVVCTGLLSVIGVIMGHIAHSKAKRGEAGGQGMALAAIIIGYIGVAIIVGLVLVFVIVGIATDWDFD
- a CDS encoding DUF2277 domain-containing protein, encoding MCRNITTLRGLEPAATPDEIEAAARQYVRKVSGVQSLSDATREPFEAAVAEITAITRRLLTELPARRQPPTTVPPLRRPEVQARIAAKAAKTQAS
- a CDS encoding Ldh family oxidoreductase; this encodes MPLRPRSLRRAPVEPIPEPAEPSPIPEQVWQRVPIDALIDLVTEVFTSHDLPWSRARMAAEAVCHGDLTGTPDAGVAELTRLHLPMLVNGMVRPRAEPLMIADRGAAALIDYRRAPGLWAVGDAMDRAVSRAGRYGVGLMSVRGVGPFGRAGHHAARALPHSMIGLVMAAGGERGTAANPLGMAAPAGAYPEFVLDLDTLADVDSAAVAGFALLVEIFAGVLSGVGDHDHDTGLMVMAIAPTTLRSADGFYKAASALFGSLLGWEGGTPVRYPGWREAQYLEQCQALGVPLNEPVHRELEDLAKALRLAPLQGR